A portion of the Paenibacillus hamazuiensis genome contains these proteins:
- a CDS encoding response regulator, protein MNIMIVDDESIIRNGLARAIGEFAGFRVVGTADDGESALEWLKTASILPDLIITDIFMQYIDGLDFIEQVSVMYPDIKFVILSGHGEFHLAQKAIHLKVCRYITKPAETGELYSVLSGMKEELDKNRSKQLDLLRREQLAANAALYIRDKLLSDLLEGRLISREELSDFAGCFPFSLNDPILGGVIRLLKIGQDLTQRDVLLYGVAVKQLFSEAVLSQMKGFAMMKEIDTLIFGILPENFENALGVVMRFPDLSENVLGVPVALELGEEAGGLLHLKSSVAAALRRMEERISRRIRSEPEERAQEIASYSGKPHSALVDKVIKHMNDHYGNRSLSLQQLAAQAEVHPNYLTQAFRRHTGLSCMQFLARLRMERAKELLHGTDLKICEIAERVGYDNPLYFSTYFKKWVGKNPSAYKEDGLSHDA, encoded by the coding sequence ATGAATATCATGATTGTCGATGACGAATCGATTATCCGCAACGGGCTGGCGAGAGCGATCGGAGAGTTTGCCGGGTTTCGCGTCGTCGGTACGGCCGATGACGGCGAAAGCGCTCTGGAATGGCTGAAGACGGCAAGCATCCTCCCTGATTTGATCATTACGGATATTTTTATGCAGTACATTGACGGTCTCGATTTCATTGAACAGGTTAGCGTTATGTATCCGGATATCAAATTCGTCATTTTATCCGGCCACGGAGAATTTCATTTGGCGCAGAAGGCGATTCATTTGAAGGTTTGCCGTTACATCACCAAGCCGGCGGAAACGGGCGAGCTTTATTCCGTTTTAAGCGGCATGAAGGAGGAACTGGACAAAAACCGCTCCAAACAGCTCGATTTGCTGCGGAGGGAACAGCTTGCGGCGAACGCCGCGCTGTATATCCGAGACAAGCTGCTTTCGGACCTGCTTGAAGGCAGGCTTATTTCCCGGGAGGAGCTGAGCGATTTTGCCGGATGCTTTCCTTTTTCCTTAAACGATCCGATCCTCGGCGGGGTTATCCGCTTGCTTAAGATAGGGCAGGATTTGACGCAGCGGGATGTTTTGCTCTACGGCGTTGCGGTGAAGCAGCTGTTTTCCGAAGCGGTTTTATCGCAAATGAAAGGTTTCGCGATGATGAAGGAGATCGACACGCTCATCTTCGGCATTTTGCCGGAGAATTTTGAAAACGCTTTAGGTGTGGTCATGAGGTTTCCCGATCTATCCGAAAACGTGCTGGGAGTGCCGGTCGCCCTGGAGCTCGGGGAGGAAGCCGGCGGCCTCCTCCACTTAAAATCTTCGGTAGCCGCAGCTCTACGGCGAATGGAAGAGCGCATCTCCCGCCGAATAAGAAGCGAACCCGAGGAACGGGCACAGGAGATCGCTTCTTACAGCGGCAAACCGCACTCCGCGCTGGTTGATAAAGTGATTAAGCATATGAACGACCACTACGGGAACCGCTCGCTCTCCCTGCAGCAGCTTGCCGCCCAGGCGGAAGTCCACCCCAATTATTTGACCCAGGCGTTCCGCCGGCATACGGGACTGTCGTGCATGCAGTTTTTGGCGCGCCTGCGAATGGAGCGGGCCAAGGAGCTTTTGCACGGCACCGATTTGAAAATATGCGAAATCGCCGAGCGGGTCGGGTACGACAATCCGCTTTATTTCAGCACCTATTTTAAAAAATGGGTCGGTAAAAATCCTTCCGCCTACAAGGAGGACGGCCTTAGCCATGACGCTTAA
- a CDS encoding sensor histidine kinase, whose amino-acid sequence MTLNYMLGRLTSWYRTLSRRIFVKLILLIVIPNLLLLAIINQLMNKQIKQKTEEMDNTLYVLEHAASREIRAIFSDVTTLTNQILIEPDVQHILKTGADGGSGPASGSPTDERLALRDKYIRQDTMRSILSRYRLVWNNIFSIAVIDRRGEIYLNTSENYQFDHNDMGRSLLLAEVASPDQSGLAWSTNDALTKNADMITIARKIYGVDQPRQVIGYVVVNLSLEAVRSSFETYNYYDQMIFGLVNQAENTWMIYDKKKMTGGHGRLFSDRMAALNGHLTQPEFRGRSWRTVVMQMEKRDYLFVGLDAEYISETSSRFRRELYYGYVFFLFLSVFISILGTKVLSARLGKLNQAMRKFGQERWGTRIELKGNDEIRIIGDTFNSMASHIEGLLVSLKEEQRLKRIFELRVLEYQINPHFLYNTLDSIYWLAQENRQSKISEMVSGLSKLFRIILSKGKEVISLHEEFEMIRIYLSIQKIRFEERFEFTLNLEPDIAEYPIGKLVLQPLVENAIVHGIRRLRAKGQISVTGGKMHDEIVLEIRDNGIGMKPEQLAKQLRLLDADVLENASVSSSGYGMKNVDSRLKMLFGGEYKMTLHSSASGRTGTTIRIHIKETAMLKMKFAL is encoded by the coding sequence ATGACGCTTAACTACATGCTCGGGCGTTTGACTTCCTGGTACCGTACGCTAAGCCGGAGAATCTTCGTTAAACTCATCCTTCTCATCGTCATTCCCAATTTGCTTCTCCTCGCCATCATCAATCAGCTCATGAACAAGCAGATCAAACAAAAAACGGAGGAAATGGACAATACGCTCTATGTGCTGGAGCATGCGGCAAGCCGGGAGATCCGGGCGATTTTCAGCGATGTGACGACGCTCACGAATCAGATTCTGATCGAACCCGACGTTCAGCACATTTTGAAAACCGGTGCGGATGGGGGGAGCGGCCCGGCCAGCGGTTCCCCGACGGACGAGCGGCTGGCGCTCAGGGACAAATATATCCGCCAGGACACGATGCGTTCGATTTTGTCCAGGTACAGGCTTGTTTGGAACAATATTTTTTCCATTGCCGTAATCGATCGGCGCGGCGAAATTTATTTGAACACCTCGGAAAACTACCAATTCGATCATAACGATATGGGCCGTTCTCTGCTGCTGGCGGAAGTGGCGTCACCGGACCAATCGGGGCTGGCCTGGAGCACCAACGACGCGCTCACGAAAAATGCGGACATGATCACGATCGCCCGGAAAATATACGGCGTGGACCAGCCCCGGCAGGTGATCGGCTACGTGGTTGTCAATTTGTCGCTGGAGGCGGTGAGAAGCTCGTTTGAAACCTATAACTATTACGATCAGATGATATTCGGCTTGGTGAATCAGGCGGAAAATACGTGGATGATCTACGACAAGAAAAAAATGACCGGAGGTCACGGCCGATTGTTTTCGGACCGTATGGCAGCGCTGAACGGACATTTGACGCAGCCTGAATTCAGAGGACGGTCCTGGCGGACCGTCGTGATGCAGATGGAAAAACGGGACTATCTGTTTGTCGGGCTGGATGCCGAATATATAAGCGAGACGTCGTCCAGGTTTCGCCGCGAGCTGTATTACGGGTACGTGTTTTTCCTGTTTTTGTCCGTGTTTATTTCCATCCTGGGAACGAAGGTGCTGTCCGCACGCCTCGGAAAATTAAACCAGGCTATGCGCAAATTCGGCCAAGAGCGCTGGGGAACCCGGATCGAGCTGAAAGGAAACGACGAAATCCGCATTATCGGGGATACGTTTAATTCGATGGCTTCCCATATCGAGGGGCTTCTCGTAAGCCTGAAGGAGGAGCAGCGGCTAAAGCGCATTTTTGAACTGCGCGTGTTGGAATATCAAATCAACCCGCATTTTTTGTACAACACGCTCGATTCGATTTATTGGCTGGCGCAGGAAAACAGGCAAAGCAAAATCAGCGAGATGGTCAGCGGTTTGTCCAAGCTGTTCCGGATCATATTAAGCAAGGGAAAGGAAGTCATCTCTTTGCATGAGGAGTTCGAGATGATCCGGATTTATCTGAGCATCCAAAAAATTCGCTTCGAGGAACGGTTCGAGTTTACGCTGAATCTCGAACCGGATATTGCGGAATACCCGATCGGCAAGCTGGTGCTGCAGCCTCTGGTGGAAAATGCGATCGTCCACGGTATAAGGCGGCTAAGGGCCAAGGGACAGATCAGCGTAACCGGCGGCAAAATGCATGATGAAATCGTGCTGGAAATCCGGGATAACGGCATCGGCATGAAGCCGGAGCAGCTCGCTAAGCAGCTCCGGCTGCTGGACGCGGATGTGCTGGAGAATGCCTCCGTTTCCTCCTCCGGCTACGGTATGAAAAACGTCGATTCCCGCTTGAAGATGCTTTTCGGCGGCGAGTATAAAATGACACTGCATTCGAGTGCATCCGGCCGGACGGGAACGACAATCCGGATACATATCAAAGAAACGGCTATGCTGAAAATGAAGTTCGCGTTATAA
- a CDS encoding uroporphyrinogen-III synthase: MRRLEGKRVALTGPRKAAELSVIVEKMGGIPLVRPAQGTVAIEQEKVEAQIRRLLEEGADWVILTTGVGAEMLYGAAEKMGAAEAFIEKLKTIRIAARGYKTVKYLRSLGLEPAVRDDDGTTTGILRALQPYDVKGKRIALQLYGDHAPRLVNWLKEQGAVFYEILPYLHVPPELDILDRLIAEIAGGEVDAVTFTSTPQVRYIMRYAREQGTADRLLQAFATGTVAVAVGKVTAEALREEGIERIVAPEEERMGSMMVALAQYYERMA; the protein is encoded by the coding sequence GTGCGCAGACTGGAAGGAAAGCGGGTTGCTTTAACGGGGCCGCGAAAGGCGGCGGAGCTGAGCGTGATCGTGGAAAAAATGGGCGGAATTCCGCTCGTCCGTCCCGCGCAGGGGACGGTGGCGATCGAACAGGAGAAGGTGGAGGCGCAAATTCGCCGGCTGCTTGAGGAAGGGGCGGACTGGGTCATCCTGACGACCGGCGTCGGAGCGGAGATGCTTTACGGCGCTGCGGAGAAGATGGGAGCGGCCGAAGCTTTCATCGAGAAGCTGAAGACGATCCGCATCGCCGCCCGGGGCTACAAGACGGTCAAATATTTGCGCAGCCTCGGCCTTGAGCCGGCGGTGCGCGACGATGACGGGACGACCACCGGCATATTGCGGGCTCTGCAGCCTTACGACGTCAAAGGCAAGCGCATCGCGCTCCAGCTGTACGGCGATCATGCGCCGCGGCTTGTGAACTGGCTGAAGGAGCAGGGGGCCGTATTCTACGAAATTTTGCCGTACCTGCACGTGCCGCCGGAGCTGGACATACTTGACAGGCTCATCGCGGAAATCGCGGGCGGCGAGGTGGATGCGGTCACATTCACGAGCACGCCGCAGGTGCGGTATATTATGAGATACGCCCGCGAGCAGGGAACGGCGGATCGGCTTCTCCAAGCGTTCGCCACGGGAACGGTCGCCGTTGCGGTCGGCAAAGTGACCGCCGAGGCGCTTCGCGAGGAGGGCATCGAGCGCATCGTCGCTCCGGAGGAAGAACGGATGGGCAGCATGATGGTGGCGCTCGCTCAATATTACGAGCGGATGGCTTAG
- a CDS encoding ABC transporter ATP-binding protein, translating into MNSAPVVRLHGVTKRIGSRTIVDGLSFEVMPGEVFGFLGPNGAGKTTTIRMMVGLISITSGEVLIKDLSVQKQFEQAMLHVGAIVENPELYKFMTGYQNLIHFARMIPGGIDKERIDEVVRLVGLEQRIHDKVKTYSLGMRQRLGVAQAVLHRPSVLILDEPTNGLDPAGIRELRDYLRGLAREEGLAVIVSSHLLSEMELMCDRIAIIQNGKLLDVRSFKETRQDEEALDVRFEVDRLDQACTIAEAATGGKVNGGEGAFTVRLTRRQIARLNADLVGAGIGVFAIHTMTKTLEDQFLEVTRGNRIV; encoded by the coding sequence ATGAATTCAGCTCCGGTCGTGCGGCTGCACGGCGTAACAAAGCGGATCGGTTCGCGGACGATCGTGGACGGATTGTCCTTCGAAGTTATGCCCGGCGAAGTATTCGGCTTTCTCGGGCCGAACGGCGCCGGCAAAACGACGACCATCCGCATGATGGTCGGACTGATCTCGATCACCTCGGGCGAGGTGTTGATCAAAGATCTCAGCGTGCAAAAGCAGTTCGAACAGGCGATGCTCCACGTCGGAGCGATCGTGGAAAACCCCGAGCTGTACAAGTTTATGACCGGGTACCAAAATCTCATTCATTTTGCCCGGATGATCCCCGGCGGAATAGATAAGGAGAGGATCGATGAAGTCGTCCGGCTCGTCGGACTGGAGCAGCGCATCCACGACAAAGTGAAGACGTACTCGCTCGGCATGAGGCAGCGGCTGGGCGTCGCCCAGGCGGTGCTGCATCGCCCGTCCGTGCTTATTTTGGACGAGCCGACCAACGGGCTCGATCCCGCCGGCATCCGCGAGCTGCGCGACTATTTGCGCGGGCTGGCCCGGGAAGAGGGACTCGCCGTGATCGTGTCGAGCCATCTGCTTTCCGAAATGGAGCTGATGTGCGACCGCATCGCGATCATTCAAAACGGCAAGCTGCTCGATGTGCGTTCCTTCAAGGAAACGCGGCAGGATGAAGAGGCGCTTGACGTGCGCTTCGAAGTGGACAGGCTTGATCAGGCTTGCACGATAGCGGAGGCCGCAACGGGAGGCAAGGTGAACGGCGGCGAAGGCGCGTTTACGGTGCGGCTGACCCGCCGGCAAATCGCGCGGCTGAACGCCGATCTGGTGGGAGCGGGCATCGGGGTGTTCGCCATCCATACGATGACCAAAACGCTGGAGGATCAGTTCCTCGAGGTGACGAGGGGGAATCGCATTGTTTAA
- a CDS encoding ABC transporter permease: MAELVRNENMKIYLRTRTWIMIAMLPVILLGFAVMMKFIVKMTPGGAFDFMAMGSHLSTLAFIFSVIVAGDIVASEFTWGTVKLLLIRPASRSKILLAKYIAVILFMVTLLAVLFVSSYFIGLLFFGIGVSGPDDGLGRIAAGYGFKLVDTLMSVTLAFMISSAFRSSSLAIGLSMFLMFTAEPAVGVLSMLQYSWVKYVLFANTNLEPYFYGGKPLLPGMSLGFSVAMLVIYWVVFYAVAWALFTKRDVAG; the protein is encoded by the coding sequence ATGGCGGAGCTTGTTCGCAACGAAAATATGAAAATTTATTTGCGGACCCGAACGTGGATTATGATCGCTATGCTTCCGGTCATCCTGCTCGGATTCGCCGTGATGATGAAATTTATCGTCAAAATGACCCCCGGCGGCGCGTTTGATTTCATGGCGATGGGCAGTCATTTGTCCACGCTGGCGTTTATTTTTTCGGTGATCGTGGCCGGAGACATCGTCGCCTCCGAATTTACGTGGGGAACGGTCAAGCTGCTGCTCATCCGCCCGGCCAGCCGCAGCAAAATTTTGCTGGCCAAATATATCGCCGTGATCTTGTTTATGGTTACCCTGCTTGCCGTGCTGTTCGTCAGCTCGTATTTTATCGGGCTGCTGTTTTTCGGAATCGGCGTTTCCGGCCCGGATGACGGACTCGGACGTATCGCGGCCGGGTACGGCTTTAAGCTTGTCGATACGCTGATGTCGGTGACGCTGGCGTTTATGATTTCCTCCGCGTTCCGCAGCAGCTCGCTGGCCATCGGCTTGTCGATGTTCCTGATGTTTACTGCGGAGCCGGCGGTTGGCGTGCTTTCGATGCTGCAGTACAGCTGGGTAAAATACGTACTGTTCGCCAACACGAACCTGGAGCCGTATTTTTACGGCGGAAAGCCGCTGCTGCCGGGGATGTCGCTCGGGTTTTCCGTGGCGATGCTCGTTATATATTGGGTTGTTTTTTATGCGGTCGCCTGGGCGCTGTTTACGAAGCGAGATGTCGCCGGGTAG
- a CDS encoding aldo/keto reductase has product MEYAYLGKSGLKVSRLCLGTMNFGVDTDEKEAYRIMDAALDAGVNFFDTANVYGGPGARGKTEEIIGRWFAQGGGRREKVVLATKVYGDMEDPNDGPNAPRGLSAYKIRRHLEASLRRLQTDHIELYQMHHVDRNVSWDELWNAFQTHIAQGKISYVGASNFAGRDLVKAQYEAKARHFLGLVSEQHKYSLLCRLPELEVLPAAEEHGIGVIAWSPLDGGLLGGNALNPAQGSRSARSVERVERHRGQLEAFGKLCRELGESEANVALAWTLVHPAMTAPIIGPRTLEQFQNTLRVVELKLDEDVLKRLDEIFPGPGGEAPKAYAW; this is encoded by the coding sequence ATGGAATATGCTTATCTCGGAAAATCGGGACTTAAGGTGAGCAGGCTGTGCCTCGGCACGATGAACTTCGGCGTCGATACCGACGAGAAGGAAGCGTACCGGATTATGGACGCCGCGCTCGACGCCGGAGTCAACTTCTTCGATACGGCCAACGTATACGGCGGCCCGGGAGCCCGCGGCAAAACGGAGGAAATCATCGGTCGCTGGTTCGCCCAGGGCGGCGGACGCCGGGAGAAGGTCGTGCTTGCCACCAAGGTGTACGGCGATATGGAAGATCCGAACGACGGCCCCAACGCGCCGCGCGGGTTATCCGCTTACAAAATCCGCCGCCACCTGGAGGCGTCGCTGCGCCGGCTGCAAACCGACCATATCGAGCTGTACCAAATGCACCATGTCGACCGCAACGTCTCGTGGGACGAATTGTGGAACGCTTTTCAAACCCATATAGCACAAGGTAAAATCAGCTACGTCGGGGCCAGCAATTTCGCCGGACGCGACCTGGTCAAAGCGCAATACGAAGCCAAAGCCCGCCATTTCCTCGGCCTCGTATCCGAGCAGCATAAATACAGCCTGCTCTGCCGCCTGCCGGAGCTCGAAGTGCTCCCCGCCGCCGAAGAGCACGGCATCGGCGTCATCGCCTGGAGCCCGCTCGACGGGGGCCTTCTTGGCGGCAACGCCTTGAACCCGGCGCAGGGTTCAAGAAGCGCGCGCAGCGTGGAGCGGGTGGAGCGGCATCGCGGCCAATTGGAGGCGTTCGGCAAGCTTTGCCGGGAGCTCGGCGAGAGCGAAGCCAACGTGGCGCTCGCCTGGACGCTCGTGCATCCGGCCATGACCGCGCCGATCATCGGCCCCCGCACGCTGGAGCAGTTCCAAAACACGCTGCGCGTCGTGGAGCTGAAGCTGGACGAGGACGTGCTGAAGCGGCTGGACGAGATTTTCCCGGGGCCCGGAGGAGAAGCCCCCAAAGCTTACGCCTGGTAA
- the bluB gene encoding 5,6-dimethylbenzimidazole synthase gives MAPAPGGAAAAHPFTAAEKAAVYKAIEQRRDIRSFRPDPLPEELLLRLLQAAHHAPSVGFMQPWNFIVVKSQETKERLRQAADKERRALLLHYEGEQAQKFARLKIEALTEAPITLCVTLDPTRGGLHVLGRNSIPETDLASVSCAIQNLWLAARAEGLAVGWVSFYKKQDIRHILDIPPHIDPVALLSVGYTDEFPEKPLLETANWRKRLDLKELIYAERWGEK, from the coding sequence ATCGCACCGGCGCCGGGAGGCGCTGCTGCGGCCCATCCCTTTACCGCCGCCGAGAAAGCGGCGGTGTACAAAGCGATCGAGCAGCGGAGGGACATCCGCTCGTTCCGCCCGGATCCGCTGCCGGAGGAGCTGCTGCTCCGGCTTCTGCAGGCGGCGCATCATGCGCCGTCGGTCGGATTTATGCAGCCGTGGAATTTTATCGTCGTGAAGTCGCAGGAGACGAAGGAGCGGCTGCGCCAGGCCGCGGACAAAGAGCGGCGGGCGCTGCTGCTCCATTACGAAGGCGAGCAGGCGCAAAAGTTTGCCCGGCTGAAGATCGAAGCGCTCACGGAAGCGCCGATCACGCTGTGCGTGACGCTGGACCCGACGCGGGGCGGCCTGCACGTACTCGGGCGCAATTCGATTCCGGAAACGGATCTCGCCTCCGTTTCCTGCGCGATTCAAAATTTATGGCTGGCTGCTCGAGCCGAGGGGCTTGCGGTCGGGTGGGTCAGCTTTTATAAAAAGCAGGATATTCGCCACATTCTCGATATACCGCCGCACATCGATCCGGTGGCGCTTCTCTCGGTCGGTTATACGGACGAATTTCCGGAGAAGCCGCTGCTCGAGACGGCCAATTGGCGCAAGCGGCTTGATCTGAAGGAGCTTATTTACGCCGAGCGTTGGGGAGAAAAGTGA
- the cobJ gene encoding precorrin-3B C(17)-methyltransferase has product MAEKRGKLLIIGFGPGSFEHITERARKAIEESEVIIGYNTYVDLIRGLLTDQEIVRTGMTEEVSRAQEAVRQAEMGKKVAVISSGDAGVYGMAGLVYEVLIGKRWNPANGVEVEVIPGISAINSCASLLGAPVMHDACTISLSDHLTPWELIAKRVEAAAAADFIIALYNPRSGRRTRQIVETQRILLRHRSPDTPVGLVKSAYRDRQQVVMTTLGAMLDHDIGMLTTVIIGNSTTFMYEGLMITPRGYQRKYTLDSAEQPLRPHERLRTEAEPWSLNAQEEGWEREEDEEAAIGADWSTDGSSGSPVGAGAEQWHGAAGEWSGTAVSAGVRGRAREAALLRMPSAAAVLPQPSENAAAEGNAAGAGLFGAAPAAYALSPAPDAPGVDRPDRISPAASAPSVGADFRSDAGRPIGSSAAVASADGTAMAGPDLRGEAGRSSGSGEAIASAAGTAQQAPMKPAALAMEALGLLAAKGIVSGGYAAAAVSPPGAARKPQAIFELGVAPGIASKKYSARQMALLAELVGEEGEMEYTPHHQIILRIATEQPSAIVARLKAIKLLVFPIGDVAQIKACDFCNLEKDDAIPVAEELNRAIGGLKAPKEFKVGVNGCGMACYGAVLEDVGIVYRRGAYDLFLGGKSIGRNAHAAQPVAEGISAEEIVPTIERIFQEYTEKGHPNERFHKFFKRVGKVAGFEHRDHVSPVQVDAVCGD; this is encoded by the coding sequence ATGGCTGAAAAAAGAGGCAAGCTGCTCATCATCGGGTTCGGGCCGGGATCGTTCGAGCATATTACCGAGCGGGCGCGGAAAGCGATTGAGGAGAGCGAGGTCATAATCGGGTACAACACGTACGTTGACCTGATCCGCGGGCTGCTGACCGATCAGGAAATCGTCCGTACAGGTATGACGGAGGAGGTGAGCCGTGCCCAGGAAGCGGTCCGGCAGGCGGAAATGGGCAAAAAGGTAGCCGTCATTTCGAGCGGCGACGCCGGAGTGTACGGCATGGCCGGCCTCGTCTACGAGGTGCTGATCGGGAAGCGGTGGAACCCTGCGAACGGGGTGGAAGTCGAGGTCATTCCCGGCATTTCGGCGATCAATTCGTGTGCGTCCTTGCTTGGGGCGCCGGTTATGCACGACGCGTGCACGATCAGCCTGAGCGACCATTTGACGCCGTGGGAGCTTATCGCGAAGCGGGTTGAAGCCGCGGCGGCCGCCGACTTTATCATCGCGCTGTACAATCCGCGCAGCGGCCGGCGCACCCGGCAGATCGTGGAGACGCAGCGGATATTGCTGAGGCACCGCTCGCCGGATACGCCGGTCGGCCTGGTCAAAAGCGCATACCGCGACCGTCAGCAAGTCGTTATGACGACGCTTGGGGCGATGCTGGATCACGATATCGGGATGCTGACGACTGTCATTATCGGCAACTCGACGACGTTCATGTACGAGGGTTTGATGATTACGCCGCGCGGCTACCAGAGAAAGTATACGCTCGACTCGGCCGAGCAACCTTTAAGACCGCATGAGAGGCTGCGCACGGAAGCGGAGCCGTGGTCGCTGAACGCGCAGGAGGAAGGCTGGGAGCGCGAAGAGGACGAAGAGGCGGCTATCGGCGCGGACTGGAGTACAGATGGATCGTCCGGTTCGCCGGTAGGCGCCGGCGCGGAACAATGGCACGGCGCTGCAGGCGAATGGTCGGGAACGGCGGTGTCTGCCGGCGTGCGGGGGCGCGCGCGGGAAGCGGCTCTGCTGCGGATGCCGTCTGCTGCGGCGGTTTTGCCGCAGCCATCGGAAAATGCGGCCGCAGAGGGGAATGCCGCCGGAGCCGGGCTTTTCGGCGCCGCCCCGGCCGCATACGCTTTATCCCCGGCCCCGGATGCGCCGGGAGTGGACAGGCCGGATCGGATTTCGCCGGCGGCTTCGGCTCCATCGGTCGGCGCGGACTTCAGGAGCGATGCGGGACGACCGATCGGCAGCTCTGCCGCGGTCGCTTCCGCGGACGGTACTGCGATGGCGGGCCCGGACCTCCGGGGAGAGGCAGGGAGGTCGTCCGGCAGCGGTGAGGCGATCGCTTCCGCGGCCGGTACTGCACAGCAGGCGCCGATGAAGCCTGCGGCTTTGGCGATGGAAGCGCTCGGGCTGCTTGCGGCGAAAGGGATTGTCTCCGGCGGTTATGCCGCCGCAGCGGTTTCGCCGCCCGGTGCGGCCCGCAAGCCGCAGGCGATCTTTGAGCTTGGCGTCGCCCCCGGCATCGCCAGCAAAAAATACAGCGCCCGTCAAATGGCGCTGCTCGCAGAGCTGGTCGGCGAGGAAGGTGAAATGGAGTACACGCCGCATCACCAGATTATCCTGCGTATCGCGACCGAACAACCTTCGGCCATTGTGGCGCGCCTCAAAGCGATAAAGCTGCTTGTTTTCCCGATCGGCGATGTGGCGCAGATCAAGGCGTGCGATTTTTGCAATCTGGAGAAAGACGATGCGATTCCGGTGGCGGAGGAGCTGAACCGGGCCATCGGCGGCTTAAAGGCGCCGAAGGAATTTAAGGTCGGGGTGAACGGCTGCGGCATGGCCTGCTACGGCGCGGTGCTCGAAGACGTCGGCATCGTGTACCGCCGGGGAGCTTACGATTTGTTCCTCGGGGGCAAATCGATCGGGCGTAACGCCCACGCGGCGCAGCCGGTGGCGGAAGGCATCTCCGCTGAGGAAATCGTGCCGACAATCGAGCGGATTTTTCAGGAATATACGGAAAAAGGGCATCCGAACGAACGGTTTCACAAATTTTTCAAACGGGTCGGTAAGGTCGCAGGCTTTGAGCATCGGGACCACGTTTCGCCGGTCCAGGTGGACGCCGTTTGCGGCGATTGA
- a CDS encoding sirohydrochlorin chelatase, with protein sequence MEAILLVGHGSRDPEGNEELLRFADMVRAKAPQVVIETCFLEFANPTIDKGITRCVEQGATRVVLVPIILFAAGHAKIHIPDAIDHAKLKYPEVQFAYGRPIGVHQKVINILKSRLAESGYLAGPQDGERDPHTAVLILGRGSSDGDANSDFYKMARLFWEQVPVKWTESCFIGVTEPSFEEGLERCLQLGAKTIYVLPYFLFTGVLIKRIEQMTADFAARHADRKVVLADYFGFHPQLAEVLLDRVSEAFEGRAFMNCDMCKYRLEAAAHMEHHHHHHDGHDHAHGHDHSHGHNHEHGHGHLHEHDHSHDHEHGHKHEHDHDHGHDHEHDHAHGHDHGSEHAHGHDHSHEHADKQENQVYARKR encoded by the coding sequence ATGGAAGCTATTTTGCTCGTCGGACACGGCAGCCGCGATCCGGAAGGAAACGAGGAATTGCTGCGTTTTGCCGATATGGTTCGCGCGAAGGCGCCGCAGGTTGTCATTGAAACGTGTTTTTTGGAGTTTGCAAACCCGACGATCGATAAGGGTATCACCCGGTGCGTGGAGCAGGGGGCGACGCGGGTCGTGCTGGTGCCGATCATTTTGTTTGCGGCGGGGCACGCGAAGATTCATATTCCGGATGCAATCGATCATGCAAAATTGAAATATCCGGAGGTTCAGTTTGCATACGGTCGCCCGATCGGCGTTCACCAGAAGGTGATCAATATTTTGAAATCGCGTCTTGCGGAATCTGGATATTTGGCCGGGCCTCAGGACGGAGAGCGCGATCCGCATACGGCGGTGCTTATTTTGGGACGGGGCAGCAGCGATGGGGATGCGAACAGCGATTTTTACAAAATGGCGCGTCTGTTCTGGGAACAGGTGCCGGTCAAATGGACGGAAAGCTGTTTTATCGGAGTGACGGAGCCTTCGTTTGAGGAGGGGCTGGAGCGCTGTCTGCAGCTTGGTGCCAAAACCATTTACGTGCTGCCGTATTTCCTGTTCACGGGAGTGCTGATCAAGCGCATCGAGCAGATGACCGCCGATTTCGCGGCGCGTCATGCCGACCGTAAAGTCGTGCTGGCCGACTATTTCGGGTTTCACCCCCAGCTTGCCGAAGTGCTGCTGGACCGCGTTTCCGAGGCGTTCGAAGGCCGAGCGTTCATGAACTGCGACATGTGTAAATACCGCCTGGAGGCGGCCGCGCATATGGAACATCACCATCATCATCATGACGGGCACGACCATGCCCATGGCCATGACCACTCGCATGGACATAATCATGAACACGGTCACGGCCACTTGCATGAACACGATCACTCGCATGACCACGAGCATGGACATAAACATGAGCATGATCATGACCACGGGCACGATCACGAGCACGACCATGCCCATGGGCATGATCATGGTTCCGAGCACGCTCACGGACATGACCACTCGCATGAACACGCCGATAAGCAAGAAAATCAAGTGTATGCGCGTAAGCGATAA